A single genomic interval of Azospirillum sp. TSA2s harbors:
- a CDS encoding DMT family transporter, giving the protein MTHRWQGIAYALLSAALFGASTPLAKALLGDITPWMLAGLLYLASGVGLAVLHTVRRLWAGPSSEAPLTLRDLPWLVAVIAAGGITGPILLMVGLSTTPASTASLLLNLEGLFTLGIAWVVFRENVDRRIALGAAAILAGALLLSWSGGPEGIGWGALAIAGACLAWGIDNNLTRKLSSADPLQIAMLKGAVAGTVNVILAWSIGGTLPSAGAFLAAAVVGFLGYGVSLTLFVLALRHLGSARTGAYFSLAPFAGATVAILAFGEPVTTRFVVAAALMGVGLYLHLIERHEHEHRHEPMDHEHRHVHDEHHQHEHEGWEGPEPHSHPHRHRPLVHTHRHDPDIHHRHTH; this is encoded by the coding sequence ATGACCCACCGCTGGCAAGGTATCGCCTACGCGCTGCTCTCGGCTGCGCTCTTTGGCGCCAGCACGCCGTTGGCGAAGGCGCTGCTCGGCGACATCACTCCGTGGATGCTCGCCGGTCTGCTCTACCTCGCTTCGGGCGTCGGGCTGGCAGTGCTCCACACTGTGCGCCGGCTGTGGGCTGGGCCGTCGTCGGAGGCGCCGTTGACGCTTCGGGACCTGCCCTGGCTGGTCGCCGTGATCGCGGCTGGAGGCATTACTGGGCCCATTCTGCTCATGGTGGGCTTGAGCACGACGCCCGCCTCGACCGCCTCGCTCCTGCTGAACCTGGAGGGTCTCTTCACGCTCGGCATCGCCTGGGTCGTGTTCCGCGAGAACGTCGACCGGCGGATCGCCCTCGGGGCGGCGGCGATCCTCGCCGGGGCATTGCTGCTGTCGTGGAGCGGCGGCCCGGAGGGGATCGGCTGGGGGGCGCTGGCCATCGCCGGGGCGTGTCTGGCCTGGGGCATCGACAACAACCTGACCCGCAAGCTGTCGAGCGCCGACCCGCTCCAGATCGCCATGCTCAAGGGCGCCGTCGCTGGGACGGTCAACGTGATCCTCGCCTGGTCCATCGGCGGCACATTGCCGTCCGCAGGTGCGTTCCTCGCGGCGGCGGTGGTCGGCTTCCTTGGCTACGGCGTCTCGCTCACCTTGTTCGTGCTGGCGCTGCGCCATCTGGGATCGGCGCGGACCGGAGCGTACTTCTCGCTGGCCCCCTTTGCCGGTGCCACCGTCGCGATCCTGGCGTTTGGCGAACCGGTCACCACGCGCTTTGTCGTCGCCGCCGCGTTGATGGGCGTCGGGCTGTACCTCCATCTCATCGAACGGCATGAACATGAACACCGGCACGAACCGATGGATCATGAGCACCGCCACGTCCATGACGAGCATCACCAGCATGAACATGAGGGTTGGGAAGGGCCGGAGCCGCACAGCCATCCGCACAGGCACCGGCCGCTTGTCCATACCCACCGGCACGACCCCGACATCCACCACCGCCACACGCATTAA
- a CDS encoding DUF305 domain-containing protein — protein sequence MVTAVHQGTQAHQGMMQRGLMSNSPGSQAMMGAMQKMQQSMIAQPMTGDIDHDFASMMRKHHRGAVDMARAELQNGRDPEFQKMARKIITDQEKEIRQLDRWLARHPGKPPQS from the coding sequence TTGGTTACGGCCGTGCACCAGGGAACGCAGGCACATCAGGGCATGATGCAAAGGGGCTTGATGTCCAACTCCCCGGGCTCCCAGGCGATGATGGGGGCGATGCAGAAGATGCAGCAGTCCATGATTGCGCAGCCCATGACCGGCGATATTGATCACGACTTCGCCTCCATGATGCGGAAGCATCACCGGGGGGCTGTCGACATGGCGCGAGCCGAACTCCAGAACGGACGCGATCCTGAGTTTCAGAAGATGGCGAGGAAGATCATCACGGACCAGGAGAAGGAGATCCGGCAACTCGACCGCTGGCTCGCCCGCCATCCGGGCAAGCCGCCTCAGAGCTGA
- a CDS encoding DUF302 domain-containing protein has protein sequence MTYHFSKVVELPFEDAVSAITEALKEHGFGVLTEIDVKATLKKKLDVEYRPYRILGACNPKMAYKALQAEDKIGTMLPCNVIVQQREDGKVEVSAVDPVASMQAIDNPNLADVARQVQGMLRQVIDDLGRRG, from the coding sequence GTGACGTACCATTTCTCCAAAGTCGTCGAACTGCCATTCGAGGACGCCGTCTCGGCGATCACCGAGGCCCTCAAGGAGCATGGGTTCGGTGTGTTGACCGAGATCGACGTGAAGGCAACGCTGAAGAAGAAGCTGGACGTCGAGTATCGGCCCTATCGCATCCTCGGCGCCTGCAATCCGAAGATGGCCTATAAGGCGCTTCAGGCCGAGGACAAGATCGGAACCATGCTGCCGTGCAACGTCATCGTTCAGCAACGCGAGGACGGCAAGGTGGAGGTGTCCGCGGTCGACCCCGTCGCCTCCATGCAGGCGATCGACAACCCCAACCTCGCCGATGTCGCCCGTCAGGTGCAGGGCATGCTCCGTCAGGTGATCGACGATCTGGGTAGGCGGGGATAG
- a CDS encoding type II restriction endonuclease — MRALIQRWREDTGATYRTWFLWNERVKNFRSIRRGIQQVVTDIEAGTFGNVYRGSSLETVVHSIAEQRQIFKGADHAFLWKPKLRIPDIYENPDNQRAFGRLLDACVCCNVEAQILAAIRQIDAKQIKGLGPAVANLLYFLHPTLVPTFNTAIVNGYNALTGAKVKLGRWDEFLAMRQGILALNAEYRDLLSNDLGAIGGLLFDVGSARYAAPPRTNDAAARTVWEADLAKVREESAKASKAAAAEREGDRTHTEIQGWLRDLGKALGYDVWIASNDRSRAYDGGKLGEGCLERLPEAIEKAPGADAIRLIDVLWLDRGKAHVAAAFEVEHSTSIYSGVVRMLDLALGTEAHALEGMFLVAPNGREDEVRAQLTRPAFSRVADLQVRYLPYGELESHRESIARFGTGMKAINAIARTLV, encoded by the coding sequence ATGCGCGCGTTGATCCAACGCTGGCGTGAGGATACCGGCGCGACGTACCGGACCTGGTTTCTGTGGAACGAGCGGGTGAAGAACTTCCGCTCAATCCGCCGCGGCATCCAGCAGGTTGTAACCGACATCGAGGCCGGCACCTTCGGCAACGTCTATCGCGGCTCGTCGCTGGAGACGGTGGTTCACTCGATCGCCGAGCAGCGCCAGATCTTCAAGGGAGCGGACCACGCTTTCCTGTGGAAACCCAAGCTGCGCATCCCGGACATCTATGAGAACCCGGACAACCAGCGCGCCTTCGGGCGGTTACTCGACGCCTGCGTCTGCTGCAACGTTGAGGCGCAAATCCTCGCCGCCATCCGGCAGATCGACGCCAAGCAGATCAAGGGGCTTGGGCCGGCGGTGGCGAACCTCCTGTACTTCCTGCACCCGACCCTGGTGCCGACCTTCAACACGGCCATCGTCAACGGCTACAACGCTCTGACCGGCGCCAAGGTAAAGCTCGGCCGGTGGGACGAGTTCCTGGCGATGCGCCAGGGCATCCTGGCGCTGAACGCCGAATACCGCGACTTGCTGTCCAACGATCTCGGGGCCATCGGCGGACTGCTGTTCGACGTCGGCTCCGCACGCTACGCCGCGCCGCCGCGCACCAACGATGCTGCCGCCCGCACCGTGTGGGAAGCCGACCTCGCCAAGGTGCGTGAGGAGAGCGCCAAGGCTTCCAAGGCTGCGGCCGCCGAGCGCGAGGGTGACCGCACGCACACCGAAATCCAGGGTTGGCTGCGTGATCTGGGCAAGGCGCTGGGCTACGATGTATGGATCGCCTCCAACGACCGCAGCCGGGCCTACGACGGCGGCAAGCTCGGCGAGGGCTGCCTTGAGCGGCTGCCGGAGGCGATCGAGAAAGCGCCTGGTGCCGACGCCATCCGGCTCATCGACGTCCTGTGGCTCGACCGGGGCAAGGCCCATGTTGCCGCTGCCTTCGAAGTCGAGCACTCGACCTCGATCTACTCGGGCGTCGTCCGCATGCTCGATCTGGCACTCGGCACCGAGGCACATGCCCTGGAAGGGATGTTCCTGGTGGCGCCGAACGGCCGCGAGGACGAGGTCCGCGCCCAGTTGACCCGACCGGCGTTCAGCCGCGTCGCCGACCTCCAGGTGCGCTACCTGCCATACGGCGAACTCGAGAGCCACCGAGAATCCATCGCCCGCTTCGGCACTGGCATGAAAGCGATCAACGCCATCGCCCGCACCCTGGTCTGA
- a CDS encoding DUF305 domain-containing protein, producing the protein MAYRVRNTIVPLALATALIAGPATAQQTQPAPQGQTTAPMGSPSMGGSGMGANQGMMQGQGMHQGQRAQNMPKDPASRAYMQSMQKMNRDMRSKRMSGDADADFARMMAAHHQGAIDMARVELQYGKDPDLKAMAQKMVDDQTKEVQQLQDWLKQPPAKQAGSK; encoded by the coding sequence ATGGCTTATCGAGTTCGCAACACCATCGTCCCACTGGCCCTGGCAACGGCGCTGATCGCCGGGCCCGCGACGGCCCAGCAGACCCAACCGGCGCCGCAAGGCCAGACCACTGCACCGATGGGCAGCCCGAGTATGGGCGGTTCCGGTATGGGGGCGAACCAGGGCATGATGCAGGGTCAGGGCATGCACCAGGGCCAGAGGGCGCAGAATATGCCCAAGGACCCGGCCTCGCGTGCGTATATGCAAAGCATGCAAAAGATGAACCGGGACATGCGCAGCAAGCGCATGTCCGGCGACGCCGACGCGGATTTCGCGCGGATGATGGCCGCCCATCATCAGGGCGCCATCGACATGGCCCGTGTCGAACTCCAATACGGCAAGGATCCCGACCTCAAGGCCATGGCTCAGAAGATGGTCGATGATCAGACGAAGGAGGTCCAGCAGCTTCAGGACTGGCTGAAGCAGCCCCCGGCCAAGCAAGCTGGCAGCAAGTAA
- the dmeF gene encoding CDF family Co(II)/Ni(II) efflux transporter DmeF, with amino-acid sequence MHSHSIDTWTHRHEFLGEHHDRNERRIWIVVALTLVMMVGEIVGGTVFGSLALVADGWHMSTHAAALSISALAYVYARRHARNERFAFGTGKLGELAAFASAIILAMIALLIGYESVERLVNPVPIAYGEAIAIAVLGLAVNLGSAWLLGGEHHHHGHGHHHDHGAHEDHRRHDHHHADGHDGGHKDHPHGHEHGNEHGHGGHHAHDLNMRSAYVHVLADAATSVLAILGLLAAGLFGWTWMDPIVGLVGTAVILSWAYGLIRDAGAVLLDTVPDPKLATAIRSTLETGGDRVTDLHLWRVGPGHLAAIVALVSDHPKPVATYKARLADLHGLSHVTVEVAQCGGHHSGTNHDHHPHIHAA; translated from the coding sequence ATGCACTCCCATTCCATCGACACGTGGACGCACCGGCACGAGTTCCTCGGCGAGCATCACGACCGCAACGAGAGGCGCATCTGGATCGTGGTCGCGCTGACCCTGGTCATGATGGTCGGCGAGATCGTTGGTGGTACGGTGTTCGGCTCGCTGGCCCTGGTCGCCGACGGCTGGCACATGTCGACGCACGCGGCGGCGCTCAGCATTTCGGCACTCGCCTACGTCTACGCCCGTCGTCATGCCCGCAACGAGCGCTTCGCCTTCGGTACCGGCAAGCTCGGCGAGTTGGCGGCCTTCGCCTCCGCCATCATCCTGGCGATGATTGCCCTGCTGATCGGTTACGAGAGCGTTGAGCGTCTCGTCAACCCGGTGCCCATTGCTTACGGCGAGGCCATCGCAATCGCGGTTCTGGGCCTCGCCGTCAATCTCGGGAGCGCCTGGCTGCTGGGCGGTGAGCACCATCACCACGGACATGGGCACCATCACGACCACGGTGCCCATGAAGACCACCGCCGTCACGACCACCATCATGCCGACGGCCATGACGGCGGCCATAAGGACCATCCTCACGGGCATGAACATGGGAATGAGCATGGGCATGGTGGTCACCACGCGCACGATCTAAACATGCGGTCGGCCTATGTCCATGTCCTGGCGGACGCGGCGACCTCCGTCCTCGCCATTCTGGGGCTTCTGGCGGCGGGTCTGTTTGGCTGGACCTGGATGGATCCGATCGTTGGCCTGGTCGGCACTGCCGTCATCCTCAGCTGGGCCTACGGTCTCATCCGCGATGCCGGGGCGGTGCTCCTCGACACGGTGCCGGACCCGAAGTTGGCGACGGCTATCCGCAGCACCCTCGAGACCGGCGGGGACCGGGTCACCGACCTTCACCTCTGGCGGGTCGGTCCAGGCCATCTGGCGGCCATCGTCGCCCTCGTGTCCGATCACCCGAAGCCGGTGGCCACGTACAAGGCACGCTTGGCCGACCTGCACGGTCTCAGCCACGTCACGGTGGAGGTGGCACAGTGCGGGGGTCACCACTCCGGCACCAACCACGATCATCATCCCCACATCCACGCTGCGTGA
- a CDS encoding DUF305 domain-containing protein: MSHEQNHHRNMMAMGWGRFAAMIATSTFIMFFLMYQLIYSLDHALLSVNRLVSSLVMGCVMTIVMLGFMWSMYRGMAIKIAVLVGAVLVGVVLLYVNRSQGLIGDVSFMKSMIPHHSIAINNASNASISDPRVRKLADKIIESQVREIAEMKLLIDDIGNSGKRGSQPLPARPAQVTPDMEQQIREAVQ; encoded by the coding sequence ATGTCACACGAGCAAAATCACCATAGGAACATGATGGCAATGGGGTGGGGTCGGTTTGCGGCAATGATCGCAACCTCAACGTTCATCATGTTCTTTTTGATGTATCAACTTATTTATTCTCTCGATCACGCCTTATTAAGCGTAAACCGGCTGGTCTCCTCGCTCGTTATGGGGTGCGTCATGACTATCGTGATGCTCGGCTTCATGTGGTCAATGTACAGGGGTATGGCCATTAAGATCGCCGTACTGGTCGGAGCCGTGCTGGTCGGAGTTGTACTCCTCTACGTGAACCGCAGTCAGGGCCTGATCGGCGATGTCAGCTTCATGAAGTCGATGATCCCGCACCACTCCATCGCCATCAATAATGCAAGCAACGCCAGCATCAGCGACCCCCGCGTGCGCAAGCTCGCGGATAAGATCATCGAATCACAAGTTCGCGAGATCGCTGAGATGAAGCTGCTCATTGACGACATTGGGAACAGTGGCAAGCGCGGGAGTCAGCCCCTTCCTGCGCGACCGGCTCAGGTCACGCCCGATATGGAGCAGCAGATACGAGAGGCGGTTCAGTAG
- a CDS encoding IS1595 family transposase, whose protein sequence is MGSVLEELEAIRTVAEMTEAFHDEARCRRLVEAMVWPNGRLCPACGSRRSITLAGRDIGRRSRPGLYQCCNPDCRYQFTVTTRTPLHGTKLPLRTWLMGLWFILQSDKGISSIRLAEALGVSQPMAWRMSHVLRLLVLRDHPLGGTVEIDEFHFDARPRRDPNPPKLGRGRKGQPRTTKTPALAVVQRPSGREPGTPAGEARAAVVADLSLDEAERVLEAAVDPDAHLMSDEWKAFVAIGSAFAAHDTVRHSQREYVRGTVHANSAEGFNDRVRRTIAGVFHHISPDHADLYFGEIGFRWSQRTVAGQAQRRTRKGRTVIQTLWSRVPPALQLPAVFRYAVGRQLRRTKDGGISIRSAVAVFG, encoded by the coding sequence ATGGGATCGGTGCTCGAAGAGTTGGAGGCCATTCGGACCGTGGCGGAGATGACCGAAGCATTCCACGACGAGGCGCGGTGCCGTCGGCTGGTTGAGGCGATGGTGTGGCCGAACGGACGGCTCTGTCCGGCCTGCGGCTCGCGGCGTTCGATCACCCTGGCCGGGCGCGACATAGGACGACGATCGCGGCCAGGGCTTTATCAGTGCTGCAATCCGGACTGCCGCTACCAGTTTACCGTGACGACGCGAACCCCGCTGCATGGAACGAAGCTGCCGTTGCGGACCTGGCTCATGGGGCTGTGGTTCATCCTGCAATCGGACAAGGGCATCTCGTCCATCCGTCTGGCCGAAGCACTCGGCGTCAGCCAGCCGATGGCATGGCGGATGAGCCATGTTCTGCGGCTCCTGGTGTTGCGCGACCATCCGCTGGGCGGAACGGTGGAGATCGACGAGTTCCATTTCGACGCCAGGCCGCGCCGTGATCCCAACCCTCCCAAGCTGGGGCGCGGACGCAAGGGCCAGCCCCGCACGACGAAGACGCCAGCACTCGCGGTTGTCCAGCGGCCAAGCGGTCGGGAGCCGGGGACACCGGCGGGCGAGGCCCGTGCCGCCGTGGTCGCTGACCTGTCGCTCGACGAGGCCGAGCGGGTGCTGGAAGCCGCTGTCGATCCTGACGCGCACCTGATGAGCGACGAATGGAAGGCGTTCGTCGCCATCGGCAGCGCGTTCGCTGCGCACGATACCGTGCGCCATTCTCAGCGCGAATATGTTCGCGGTACCGTGCATGCCAACTCGGCCGAGGGCTTCAACGATCGTGTCCGGCGCACGATCGCCGGCGTCTTCCACCACATCAGCCCCGACCACGCCGACCTGTATTTTGGCGAGATCGGCTTCCGCTGGTCCCAGCGCACAGTGGCAGGTCAGGCCCAACGCCGGACCCGCAAGGGCCGGACGGTGATCCAAACCCTCTGGTCCCGTGTTCCCCCAGCCCTCCAGCTCCCGGCCGTCTTTCGTTACGCTGTCGGGCGCCAACTCCGGCGGACCAAGGACGGCGGGATTAGCATCCGCTCCGCCGTAGCTGTCTTTGGTTGA
- a CDS encoding phosphatase PAP2 family protein — protein MNNWNVDLFLAINGPTTPAPWVLHLATAFAQDLVYVGALLAAGLWIWGAPQRRGGLVAVGCGLLLAFAISTVIGLVWYHPRPFAVGIGHALMAHNTETSFPSDHGTFLFTIGLGLIATGAARRWGAVVFALGIITAWARVYLGVHWPLDMAGSFILASVCAVFAVIVRPLADAHLAPLVERLYHWVLDTLRLPLTVFPRRNSSVR, from the coding sequence ATGAACAACTGGAACGTCGACCTGTTTCTGGCCATCAATGGCCCGACCACCCCGGCTCCATGGGTTCTGCATCTGGCGACGGCCTTCGCTCAGGATCTCGTCTATGTCGGAGCGCTTCTCGCCGCCGGGCTGTGGATTTGGGGAGCACCGCAGAGGCGTGGCGGCTTGGTTGCTGTCGGCTGCGGTCTGCTGCTGGCGTTTGCCATCAGCACGGTGATCGGGCTGGTCTGGTACCACCCTAGGCCTTTCGCTGTGGGCATCGGCCACGCCCTGATGGCGCACAACACGGAGACCTCGTTCCCCAGTGACCATGGGACATTTCTGTTCACGATCGGGCTCGGGCTGATCGCTACGGGAGCGGCGCGCCGGTGGGGCGCCGTGGTATTCGCCCTTGGCATCATCACGGCGTGGGCGCGGGTGTACCTGGGCGTGCATTGGCCGCTCGACATGGCGGGATCCTTCATCCTCGCCAGCGTTTGCGCCGTGTTCGCTGTGATCGTGCGACCGCTAGCTGACGCGCATCTGGCGCCGCTTGTTGAACGCCTCTACCATTGGGTTCTCGACACGCTGCGCCTCCCACTCACGGTTTTCCCCCGACGGAACTCCTCAGTCCGATGA
- a CDS encoding MFS transporter codes for MSLRSIPSSVVALGFVSLFMDVSSEMIHSLLPVFLVSVLGASALSVGFIEGIAEATASITKIFSGVVSDWVGRRKPLLLLGYGMAALTKPVFPLADTLGSVLLARFLDRIGKGVRGAPRDALVAEVTPPDLRGAAFGLRQSMDTVGAFAGPALAMLLMVLSGDDFRLVFWIAVVPAFIAVAVILFAVHEPDREPSSEPRRFPIRRDQLRRLDATFWGVVAMAAVLTLARFSEAFLLLRAQSVGVEDAYAPLVLIVMNVVYAVSAYPLGRLADRLDRRNLLALGVGLLVLADLVLAAAGSVLVVLAGAALWGLHMGATQGLLAVFVADATPADLRGTGFGLYNLMTGIALLASSALAGLLWTAVGPDATFLAGATFSLVALVGLLTILPRRKRL; via the coding sequence GTGTCACTCCGTTCCATCCCCAGCAGCGTCGTCGCACTGGGCTTCGTCAGCCTGTTCATGGACGTCTCCTCGGAGATGATCCACAGCCTCCTGCCCGTGTTCCTGGTTTCGGTCCTGGGCGCCAGCGCGCTATCGGTTGGGTTCATCGAAGGGATTGCCGAGGCCACGGCGTCCATCACCAAGATCTTCTCCGGCGTGGTCAGCGATTGGGTCGGCCGCCGCAAGCCGCTGTTGCTGTTGGGCTACGGCATGGCGGCGCTGACCAAGCCGGTCTTCCCGCTTGCCGACACCCTGGGGTCAGTCCTGTTGGCCCGCTTCCTCGACCGCATCGGCAAGGGTGTGCGCGGGGCACCCCGCGATGCGCTGGTCGCCGAGGTGACGCCGCCCGACCTGCGCGGCGCCGCCTTCGGCCTGCGGCAGTCGATGGACACCGTCGGGGCCTTCGCCGGACCGGCGCTGGCCATGCTGCTGATGGTCTTGAGCGGCGACGACTTCCGCCTCGTGTTCTGGATTGCCGTTGTCCCGGCCTTCATTGCCGTCGCGGTGATCCTATTCGCCGTGCATGAGCCCGATAGGGAGCCGTCCAGCGAACCACGCCGATTCCCCATCCGGCGCGATCAGCTACGGCGGCTGGACGCAACCTTCTGGGGCGTGGTCGCGATGGCGGCAGTTCTGACACTGGCGCGTTTCAGCGAAGCCTTCCTGCTGTTGCGCGCCCAGAGCGTTGGGGTGGAGGACGCCTACGCGCCGCTGGTGCTCATCGTCATGAACGTCGTCTACGCGGTTTCGGCCTACCCGCTGGGGCGTCTGGCCGACCGGCTGGACCGGCGCAATCTGCTGGCCTTGGGCGTCGGGCTGCTGGTCCTGGCTGATCTGGTTCTTGCCGCGGCTGGATCCGTGCTGGTTGTCCTGGCTGGGGCGGCGCTGTGGGGGCTCCATATGGGCGCCACCCAAGGGCTGCTCGCGGTCTTCGTCGCCGATGCCACGCCCGCGGACCTGCGGGGAACGGGGTTTGGCCTCTACAATCTCATGACCGGAATTGCTCTGCTGGCCTCCAGCGCCCTGGCCGGGTTGCTCTGGACCGCTGTGGGTCCGGACGCCACGTTCCTGGCCGGAGCCACCTTCTCCTTGGTCGCCCTGGTCGGGCTGTTGACCATCCTGCCGCGACGGAAGAGGCTGTAG
- a CDS encoding bifunctional DedA family/phosphatase PAP2 family protein: MAVFLLAMSESIPVIGAVVPGTAVILGISALIPGGQLDAVPVILAATLGAIAGDGASFWLGHRYHEAILSRWPMNRHPELVNRSDAFFHRHGGKSVLFARFTPGVRAFIPLVAGMLRMPVWRFYVANVASALVWALSHVLSGMLVGASLGFVGAAAERAAILLVVAIIVLWVIARLVRYGVRKAIPVLAAGQRRLWEWSASRDTWIACPVRAILDPALPEGKALAIAGGILVAASWLFLGILEDVVNRDPLVRVDVGVYRLLQGLRTPWVDSAMVAITEFGDTSVTLPVTVAVALYLAVRRRWKTLAYWLAAVGGAAAINTAIKGALHRMRPGALGYFGWSEFSFPSGHSTTNAVMYGFLAFLVVRRLGPGWWPVAVLAWAGLVVPIAFSRLYLGAHWFSDVMGGLAFGMAWVAVLSIAYLHHQHRGRVRGLFVVACMTLVVAGGVNVYRKHAAEVQRYAAREAAPTVLAGDWWTGGWQRLPARRVDLIGEEEEPMTVQWAGPLEALKATLKDSGWREPEGWTMTNTLTWLTADTDPLNLPVLPYLESGRVPVLTLIHPAEDQVSAAARWVVRLWATGFELRNGSTVPIWVGSVVEERFTHPYSLFTLGRMQPDLDGPRDALASALGEVSLVGPAPPVARYEWDRRVLLAHARSVSSSEAAP, from the coding sequence ATGGCGGTTTTTCTGCTCGCCATGTCGGAGTCCATTCCGGTGATCGGGGCCGTCGTGCCGGGCACGGCCGTCATTCTCGGCATCAGTGCCCTGATCCCAGGGGGACAACTGGATGCTGTGCCGGTGATCCTCGCCGCGACGCTCGGCGCCATTGCTGGTGACGGGGCTTCCTTCTGGCTGGGGCACCGCTACCACGAGGCAATCCTGAGCCGATGGCCGATGAACCGGCATCCGGAGCTCGTCAACCGGAGTGATGCCTTCTTCCACCGGCATGGCGGCAAGAGCGTCCTGTTCGCACGCTTCACGCCCGGCGTGCGGGCGTTCATCCCCCTGGTCGCGGGCATGTTGCGCATGCCCGTGTGGCGCTTTTACGTCGCGAACGTGGCCTCGGCCCTGGTGTGGGCGCTGTCCCACGTGCTGTCGGGCATGTTGGTGGGTGCCTCCCTGGGCTTCGTCGGCGCTGCGGCCGAACGCGCCGCCATCCTCCTGGTCGTCGCCATCATCGTTCTCTGGGTGATCGCACGGCTGGTGCGCTACGGCGTGCGCAAGGCCATTCCGGTGTTGGCTGCCGGGCAACGACGGCTTTGGGAATGGTCGGCATCGCGGGACACCTGGATCGCCTGCCCGGTTCGCGCCATCCTCGATCCTGCCCTGCCCGAAGGGAAGGCTCTGGCCATAGCAGGGGGTATCCTGGTGGCGGCCTCCTGGCTGTTCCTTGGCATCCTTGAGGACGTGGTCAATCGAGACCCGTTGGTCCGCGTCGACGTCGGCGTCTACCGCCTGCTCCAAGGCTTGCGCACGCCGTGGGTCGACTCAGCAATGGTTGCCATCACCGAGTTCGGCGACACCTCGGTCACGCTGCCGGTCACCGTTGCCGTCGCGCTTTACCTGGCGGTTCGGCGCCGGTGGAAGACGCTGGCCTACTGGCTGGCCGCGGTCGGCGGCGCGGCCGCCATCAACACCGCCATCAAGGGCGCGCTGCACCGGATGCGCCCCGGTGCGCTCGGCTATTTCGGCTGGAGCGAGTTCTCCTTTCCGAGCGGACACAGCACGACCAACGCCGTCATGTACGGATTCCTGGCCTTCCTGGTGGTCCGCCGGTTGGGTCCAGGGTGGTGGCCGGTGGCCGTGCTGGCCTGGGCTGGGCTCGTGGTGCCGATCGCGTTTTCCCGTCTCTACCTGGGGGCACACTGGTTCTCCGACGTCATGGGCGGGCTCGCCTTCGGCATGGCGTGGGTCGCCGTGCTCAGCATCGCCTATCTGCACCACCAGCACCGCGGGCGCGTGCGCGGGCTGTTCGTCGTGGCCTGCATGACCCTCGTCGTGGCCGGAGGCGTCAATGTGTACCGCAAGCATGCGGCGGAGGTGCAGCGCTACGCCGCTCGGGAGGCCGCGCCCACCGTCCTTGCTGGCGACTGGTGGACCGGGGGGTGGCAGCGGCTTCCGGCCCGCCGGGTCGACCTCATCGGGGAGGAGGAGGAACCGATGACGGTCCAGTGGGCCGGTCCGCTCGAGGCACTGAAGGCAACGCTAAAGGACAGTGGATGGCGCGAGCCGGAGGGATGGACGATGACCAACACGCTGACGTGGCTCACAGCGGACACCGACCCGTTGAACCTGCCTGTGCTGCCTTACCTCGAGAGCGGGCGCGTGCCGGTCCTTACACTGATTCATCCGGCCGAAGACCAAGTGTCAGCGGCGGCCCGCTGGGTGGTGCGGCTTTGGGCAACCGGCTTCGAGCTTCGGAACGGCAGCACCGTGCCGATCTGGGTCGGAAGCGTCGTAGAGGAGCGCTTCACCCATCCGTATTCCCTGTTCACGCTCGGGCGCATGCAGCCCGACCTTGACGGTCCACGCGATGCGCTTGCCAGTGCATTGGGCGAAGTCAGCCTCGTGGGGCCTGCACCTCCGGTGGCGAGATATGAATGGGACCGGCGGGTGCTGCTGGCCCACGCCCGGTCCGTGTCGTCGAGCGAGGCCGCGCCTTGA
- a CDS encoding metal-sensing transcriptional repressor: MSHANNPDLKNRLRRAEGHLATITRMVEDGRDGIDIAQQLQAVIKALEKAKSVLILDHIDHHLEEIVGPMPREDRDRLVKLREIAKYL, encoded by the coding sequence ATGAGCCATGCCAACAACCCCGATCTGAAGAACCGCCTGCGGCGGGCCGAGGGCCATCTCGCCACCATCACCCGCATGGTCGAGGACGGGCGTGACGGGATCGACATCGCCCAGCAGCTTCAGGCCGTCATCAAGGCCCTCGAGAAGGCGAAGAGCGTCCTCATCCTGGATCACATCGACCATCATCTCGAAGAGATCGTCGGTCCGATGCCGCGCGAGGACCGCGATCGTCTCGTCAAGCTGCGGGAAATCGCCAAGTACCTGTAG